The following DNA comes from Solanum stenotomum isolate F172 chromosome 11, ASM1918654v1, whole genome shotgun sequence.
AAGAACAAAGATTACGATTTAAAAATGtagtaaataaaattaatcaaaatgaaAGGAAATTTGTTATCACACCAAAGAGGTTCCTAATATATGTGATGGTGctaaatcttttaatttttgttggaatgttcttaatatttttaatttctacaagaatttatctttttattatttgaatattaggtaaaataaatatttgttagtTTAATGTTGTCATTCATCAACTTCTTTTCTCACTTCTGTGATCGAAGTGTGCCCTTGTGTTTTTTCCATACCTAATTTCAGGACGAAAAAGTGATACAaaagcatccttaaaatatttttcttaagaaatgTATTATTTCTCACTTAATATGGAtcagaaaattcaaaataattacaagttcATACCCAAACTCAAAGTAATTCATGAAATACTCATTCTCTCATAAATAATTACAGCCTATACCCCATTCATTAAGACTGATAATTTTCGTTTAgctgatactaaatcaatatcatatactgtattggtatcattaacgTTGATAATTTTCGCTTAACTAATACTAAGTCAATATGTATTGATATCATTAAAGctgataatttcgcttaacttGATAccaaatcagtatatatatactataagaatatatgtatattggtgTAAATATTTCAGACCAAATATCCTGAACTCACCTCTGCTATTGACAAACTTGTTAAGTCTATTCAAATGGAAGGACGAAGTATTATAAAACTTGACAACTAACAAGCTGTACGCATTCAAATCTTAAAGACTGCACCAATATATAGAGAAGGTGAGGGTGCACTTTGGCTCCACACTCGACGCCtgaaaaggaaaatggaaaCGATCTTAAGTTCTATGCACGGACATTGTAAAATACATTTACACAATCAAGTCACTTGAAAGATACGCAACTAATAAATATTGAGGAGTTTATACTTATGAGATGCAAAAGGTGCATATTATAAACCATCATAAAACCTTGGCAGACTCACTTGATCAGTCAAATCTCTATAttgaatttatgaatatatCCCAAAACCGAGCTCTTTTGGATTTGTTTCTACCATCCATGGAGCCCTACGAAGAAGAAAGACgtatttagttgaaattataCAGTTAAGTAACATATTGGAGGAGAAAATGATAACAAATACATACTTGTTTAGTATGAAGTTTATCGTTCCCTCGGAAGCTCTTTGGAGAAGAACTTCCCTTGCTTCAACTGCAATTCCTTCAGGCTGCAAGGGAAGCCcaaaaaatgtttaaataaaaaaagggaTTCTTACACAACTGTTCaggtaacaaaaaaaaaaattcaacgaaACTGGTTGTATGTATAGGTAATGTATCGATATTCTAtaaatagtgtatatatataatgtatatttatgtatatacatCCATATACAatgtttatataatatttatacattgcagactgattttttttcaatcctGACCAACTCAAATCTCCTCTAAACAGTcccaaattttagatatgatatACTCTCAATGTTTtgagtcttttgatatattattcacTCGGAATGATTCATGTTTGCGACAGGtcgaattaaattatttatttagtcAAGTGCATATTTATTTGTGCGTCAATTTTGGTACGTCGGAGAGGAGTAATAGTTGAGACACATACATGTTCGAATAGCTGCCAGCAAAGAAGAAACACAAGGAAGAAAGAATGGAAAATTGACAAGGCAGCATATGCACTTCGCTTGAAAGAATAAAGACCCAATGGCCATTTATAGTAATAAATGATGATTAGGTTATTTTAGGTAAGGAATTTTCATTCAATGAACATTTTTTCTGATTTCCCGAAACAAGCGTAAGAATACAAGTTGAGGTCTTTTGGGTTAGGTGTCCCACATAGGTTGAAGGTATGTGTTGTTGTCTCCTTATATGGTCTTGTGCAGAGGCAGatcaaaatttaaactatatgGATTCAAGATTCTAGGACAGCTCAGGACCGCACTACTAGTCgtatttggtttgatattgCTACCGCACATGACTTAGAGAGCCAAGCGctattcttttaaaaaacaaattggGGGTAGGGGAAGGGGAAATGAGGATGAGATTACAAGACGAGGAATCAAACCCTTACCAACAAGGTGAAATTTCAGGTCACCAACCAACCgagctactaagattccccCTCAAGCGCTAATAACTGGATTGAAAATTTAACATTTGTACATATTTAGTGTTTTTCTAAATACATATATGAGGCATAATTTGGCTGAACTCATAACTTATGTTGTGGATTCTCCCCTGATCTTGAGTAATCCTCACCTCGTGAACAATTTTTGAGATTAAGTTAGGCCCAAGTCCATTTTTCTTAATATGGTAGTAAAGTCCAGCCCAGCCCCAACTTGGTTTAACTAATGTTGGGTCCCTATTGTCCACAGGTATGTTATGTGTCTCACATTGTTTGAGGGTATAGGGTGTTGTCTTATTATATGGTGTAGTTTTTGAGGTTAAGTTAGGCCGAATGTCATTTTCCATAATTGTGAAGTTGACAAGAATAATGATCCACAGGTATGTCGGCAGTTGGTTCGTCAATACATACCTCTTCAGGAAACCAGACACCAGGTTTTGTGCTTCCCTCAAGAATAGCAAGGACAAATGCAGCCGTTGAAATTCCCACTGATctgaaaaagaaacaaacagcTTATAAAAACCTTATGTGAAGAGACTTGCATTACATTTTTGCTTAGATTTCCCTGAGAAAGTGACGATGGAACTAACATTCCATTAATGTGTACCTAGAAAGTCTTGTATGACTAAATATGCCAATTCTGTTGTGTCCATCTGAGCATTCTAAATCTACCTGTTtcacaaaagataaaaacaacTTTGTGAGCTAGCTGTTTGCAAGTAAGATTTCGGAATTTTAGGTCAGCAGAGATAATTTCGAAGCGTTTTGAATATATAGTGAAATAAATATAACTGTACCTTCTCTTATatcttaagcttttagatgaggtAGCCACacaattcaacaaataaaaataagtaaattaaaaataattagaagaCATCTCACTCGCATTGAGACTGCCTCTCCAGCTGTTCCGTCAACGGCTCGAACAACTGGATCGAATAGTTGAACCAGCTGTTGTACTTTGCTTCTATCCCTCAGAAATTCCTGCAGAAGTTTTAGTATATGATTATGATGCCTATTGAGCGTGTGACATATTCTTTTGAAAGTTGGAATGTCGGATCCTCATGACTTCAACAAACTATGGCTGATTATTGATGCATCAAGATCAAAGTGCAAAATCCACTAAGAGCTATATAAATCTTTTTTATCCATTCTGCTCTTACAAGTCCAGTATTACGAGAATTAATTATCATGTTGAGACTTATTTACACTATCCGTTAGTAGACTGACTTTATTCGGATTTGGGACCAGATATAGTTTGTTGAAGTGACATAGGtggagttttatttttaagatttttaaaaatatacaaagAGAATTCCACACCATATGGGATTTAAGCATCTAAGTTTCAAGTTGAGAGACCAACTTGAGGAAGTAAATTTCTCATAGCAATCATTCCCCAGTTCCAGAAGAATGGATCTGTTCCAAACCGAGCACTAACGGTTGGTACACCAAGGACCTCATGCACACTTTTCACCTCTGGAAGATTTctgaaaattatgagattttaATAAGATTAGAACTCAAGGGATGAAAGGATCACACAtattataaaaggaaaataggGCTTAAGGCTAGATCCTTCGAAACAAATTTACTGTTCCAAGTACTCACAGGAGGTAAACATCCTTCTTGCCGATCCCCATTCCAAAGTCAATACTAAGCATCCCACTATAAGGAGTCAATTTGATTTTCTCTCCTGGTACATAGTTTCAATTCAGTGATGAGATCACAATAAATACAAGAGGGTCAGGATGGGGGGAAAATCCAGTCCATCTAAAAAGCTTACCTTTATTATATGCAATTACGTCCTCTCCAAGAAGCAAAAAACTAGTAGCTAAAATAGTAGGTCCAGCACCACCAGTGCCAGCAGTGTAGTAGTAGAATCTGAAATAAATATCTAAACATGTTAGAATTGTAAAAGATTTATCAGGAAAAAGACGATAAGGAAAATGTATTGACATTACTATTTTTATGTGTTCGgtaggaaggaaaatgttttttcagGAAAATAAGTGGTTTCTTACTAGTTTCATGTGTTCGGTACGTAAGCAAAAAATACTATCCTAAAAGCATTTGTATATAATCTTAGATAAATACTACGGAAGGTGGGGTTGGGACGTGGTGGGAATGGGGACTACAGGGCTGGATGAAGATGAAGTGAGTTGGAGGGTGGGGAGAGCACAATCAATGTGGAATGCCATTTGTGGAACTTATTTTCTTACTACCATTAGGGAAgtcaatttcttcatttttaaggaaCTTGTTTTCCAGAAATTTAGAGCAACAGTAAAATTGGAACACCGAACACTCCCTACAATGCAAAGTAAAGTCCAGGCTAATTGATCATCTTTCAAGGCAATAGGTGACGTTGCTTAACCCATAGGTATCAGGAATGAAAAGATTGAGTATTTTCTTAGTTTGTAGTTGATAGATAACATCAAAATGAAGCTGTCTCATTGAAAAGCATTCCTGTCCTAATATTAGAAAGCTATCTCAGGTCAACCAATATTGTTTACACAGTTAGTACTTAGTAGTAAGTAGTCACCCATTAGATAGACCTATTAGAACTCCACACGATTAAATGTATCGAATTTAGTCTCCTTATATGATCTTACGTAATCCTTACCACTTGAGCTAACATATAAGGTTGAGTTACCCTCGAAGGGAACAGTCAGCAAATGAAGAAGTATTCCAGTAATGAAAGATCTCCTGACTAATTGTTACAGAGAGAGTGTCATCTAAAGTAACTCTTTATGGGAAAAAAGAGCTTTTAATTATATACACTGACATTATAAACAAATTGTATAGTATAAGTGCATATTAATTACTTATAGCAGCTTATTCTTTTATTTCCAGGTTACCATGTAGGGCTTGATATCGAAAGTTACTTGTTGTAGGCAGCTTAAACTAATTGTGTAAAAGTTCTTTACACGGTCAATGCACAAAATATAAACCCTTGAAAGAATTAATAGGAAAGATAAGGTATTCGTTGAATGACTTAATGTTCATTCAAATATCTGACCAACACCTGACAATGTGGTAA
Coding sequences within:
- the LOC125843977 gene encoding uncharacterized protein LOC125843977; this translates as MASLGMYSWTTGIKKRVFVRVANLAKENEKRVEIAEKVKNSKVVILGGTGRVGGSTAIALSKLCPDINIVIAGRNREKGASMVSKLGKNAEFAEVNIDDREALEANLTDADIVVHAAGPFQQSENCKVLEAAIGTKTAYLDICDDTSYATRAKSYMNKALEANIPAITTGGIYPGVSNVMAAELVRTAKLESEGELERLRFYYYTAGTGGAGPTILATSFLLLGEDVIAYNKGEKIKLTPYSGMLSIDFGMGIGKKDVYLLNLPEVKSVHEVLGVPTVSARFGTDPFFWNWGMIAMRNLLPQEFLRDRSKVQQLVQLFDPVVRAVDGTAGEAVSMRVDLECSDGHNRIGIFSHTRLSRSVGISTAAFVLAILEGSTKPGVWFPEEPEGIAVEAREVLLQRASEGTINFILNKAPWMVETNPKELGFGIYS